From the genome of Latilactobacillus curvatus JCM 1096 = DSM 20019:
CGATTAAAAAAACAATCATTAACACTATCAATTTTTGATGATTTTTACTTTTCCCCTTCATTACTTATGCTACTTCTTTTTCGATTATTTCGACTAAGAATACTGTTTAATTCAATTGCGCTAAATAATAATAAAGTTGGTACAATAAAGAATCGATACCGCGTTTGAATCTCAATCAATAAATGAACTAGAAAATAACCAATCATTAAAATCATAAAAAGTTGTCCTGATTGCCGTTTCTGAAATAATAACCTAAATACGCCCACTACCGATAGACAAATCATCAACGTATAAAAAAGCATCTGCACGGCTAGTAACACTTGATAATTTTTTTCTGTCACTTTTTGCCGTGCACCACTCCAACTTAATGCAGAATCCTGATAGGACCACATGATAAAACTCTTTTTTACAAATAATTTCATTAATTGTGTCTCATCAGAAAGCCGCTCCTTAATTATTTTTCTCCCAACCTTATCGCGTTGCCGACCAATCGGGTATTTATCCAATAATTGTAAGTCTTTATTCGAATACATTCCGTTGGTTTCATAATTAAGCCCCGTTACGAATTTCCAAGTATTTGACCGGTTTTCTAATTTATATTGACTAATCTGTGTTGCTTGAACACTGACATTTACACCACTAACAACTAACTGATAACCACTTAAAATTGCAATTATCAATATTAATTTAGTTAGCCAGTGACTATGATATTTAGCATGGTTTTTATAAAAAATAATAAATAATAAAACCGCAAGGATTATAAATGGCCCTAATGGTCGGACAATATTCCCTAACCCTAAGAATAACCCGCTACAAAATACCATTCCCCAGGTATCATATTTAATCAGTAAATAAAAACCAATATAAAAAAATAGAGTCGCAATATACTGGTTTGTCAGTACATTAGTGTAAAAAATAAACGGCGGATAAAACGCAACTAGGGTTAATCCAATCAGACCAATTTTCTGATTAAACAATTGCTTACCCAGCAGATAGATTATTAGGGCTATGAACAATGACAATATAATATTTATAAATTTGATGATCATAACACTGGTTCCAAATATTCGAATAATACCTGCTTCATATAATACAAAACCTAATTGATAAGGCCAATTCAAAAAATAATTATTCTTCATGAATGAAAAATCACCACTGGCAGCTTTTAATGCAGCATTATGTAATACCAAAAAATCAGATGTTGGTTGGGTATCGATTCTTAGAACCCAAATCAACTTAATAATAAAGCTGGCTACCAAAACAATTAACATCGCCTGCTTAATCGTAAAAAAGCGCTGTAGTAGAAAAATGATTACTATTCCAATAATTACCATTGTAATTACAAATATATTGAGCTTAAGGGACCGACTTGCAACTTCCTTTCCCTCAAACCATATTGCACCCAATGCTACACTTCCCCACAACACTAGGGTAATTATTACCAACACTTTATTTGTAATAAGTTGGTTTATTTTTTCAAAATTCATTAACCTGTCTCCCTATCAAATAATTGACTATATATCCACCATTATACCAATAATCATTGGAACCTTTTATATTTTTCGAGAATCTCTCTCTTTTTAACACTTTCTAAATGTATTAATTAGTATTGATTTCTATGTCGTTATTAATCCTACTGTTTAAAAAAAAGTCCTCAGGCCTTCACTGATAGTCTAAATTATTTAAAGTTGGATTTATATTTAATCATAAGGTAAATTACAAGTTTAATCCGAACAAGCTCGGAATTTCTCAATAACATTTTGTCTCTGGTTAATCTTTAATGGGTAATTATTAATCAAGTCCAGTAAAGTAACTGAAGTTTGTACACTTTGACAAGAACCAGCGTAACCTACAGTTAAAATACCGGTTACAACCACGTTCCATGGTAAATAGGCATGCCAGAAATAAACATCACGTTACATTTATCCTCAAGTACTTGGTGGTTTGAAAACTCTTTTCCATGGTCAACGGTGATCGATTTCACTTGCGAACCAAAGACTTCCATAATACTATCAAATACAGTATTTGATGCCTCTGAAGTAGGATTTGTCACTTTAAGTGCCGTAATAAACATGATTTACATTCAATAAATGTGCCCAAATAAGCTTTAGACTCACCTCGTCTTTATAAAACAGTGTCAACTTCTCAATACCCAAAATCATAACGATTATTAACATTGATTGGACGTTATTTAATTGATTTACCAGTCATAAATATCAATCGTTTTTCTTTAGTGAGTTTCTGATAAATATTACGGTTCGGTAAATTGGTTAAGTCAAATTTGAGTTGATCAGTATTAAGCCGATGATAAATGAAACCAATCCAAAATTAAACATATTAGCAATCATTTCAAGTGATCAGGTAAATCTTAATTTTCAATCAAGTGTTGTTTATCAGGGTTTAAAATTGGATAGCGACCGTAAGCTTTTCGTTTTAATTTGACATCAAGCTGCCTAATTCAGCATTATAAGAGTGAATACGTTGTAATTCATAGTGAATAGTTGATTTAGCAGCGCCCATAACTTAATACTACCTTCAAAGTCAAGTTGTCCTAATCGTCCACGTTAGAATTGTGTTAAGAGTGCCCAAAGTAATATCCTCCTTTATGATTGGATTAAATTACAATCATTACTAAGAGATTACTTTGGGCTTTTTCTGTTCGAATTAATTTTAGAACTTGCAAAAAAAACCTCATAATTATTAGACTCTTTGTCCAACAATTATGAGGCCCTTTAACTTCAAGCTCTATTGATATTTCTAAAATACATTAACATGATATTTACTTAAATACCATTAGCTAAATCACGTGCGAATTTTGCCTTAGAAACACCCATAGATTGCAGATACCCATAAGGATCAACATGATCAACTTCATGATAAGCATTAGAAATCCAAAGATGTGTTTTAATGCCTTTTCCATCTTGGTCAAGCTTATATGATATTCCTGCTTGGTCAGCCAGGAATCTTAGCAACCGTACATATGCCTGATAATCCTTTGCAAACGTTGCTTGGTCGTTAGTTCTCGCTAACTCTACTTGAGCAAAAGCCTTACCATTTCCTGTTGGACCACATCCCCAGCTCATCCGTCCTACTGGTGCTGTCTGAATAATCCGACCACCGTGACCAACCCAATGAGTAACGTATGCACTGGTCCAGTGATCTTTCATGTAAGCAACTTCATTTTCTAATGCATTAGGGTTACTTGCTTCAGCTGGTGTACCAGATTCATGTGCAACAATAAATTCATTGGAACTAGTATTATTAGGTAGTCCACTAATCATATCTTTATTAACTGTAATCGTTTTAGCATGCATATCAGCAGCTGAAACGTATTGATTAGTTCCAACTCTATACCAAATGGCACCAGTCTTATCAATTGCCTTTTGAGTGATCACCCAACTAGAATATACTGGTAGATTTTTAACTTTATTATTGAGGCTATCGCGCGTAACAGCGCCATTATAGTTTGAAACCATCAGCACACCAGAATATCCTTCAAAACGTTGAAACATACTTTCTTGTTGATTTGTGACTTCGTTAGCATTGACAAATTGATCTGAACTAACTTTGTACCACTTAGTTCCATAACCATCTGTACCAATACCGCTAACTTGCCAGCGGGTTTGATACTTCAAATGACCATTGACTTTACCAACTGAATTTCTAGTATCTGTTCCTTTATTATTTAAAACAGTAACAATTCCCTTTTGGTCTTGAATGTTATTAATGTGTTTTTCGGTACCATCTAACACTCTCACATCTTTTGAAGAAAGATATTCTTCTCCGCTAACCTTATAATAAACTGTCCCATCAGCGGCTTGGACTGTTGAAGAAGCTAACCAATTGGACTTATAAGGTAACTTACGAGTGATTTGTCCATTATTTGTCATAAGATTACCACCAGCACCGTTAGTGATTGACAGCGTTACCGTTCCAATTTTTTGGGGATTATGAAATACTGATTGACCCTCTAAATAACAGTCACTAGCACGGATATAAGCATTTGTTGAGACCATATACCAAACATCCCCAAAGACATCAGTCCCTTTTCGGAAAGTTTGCCATCTGGAATTCATGCCTAAGTAGCGGAACATCTCGCCAGAATTAGAAACCATAGCAGTTCCCTGGGCTGCTTTGACTTTTACAATGCCTTTAATATTTGAGGTTGAAACCATCATATTGGTTCCGTATAAAAAGACATCTTTTGCTAAAATATATTCTGTGCCACTAACTTTATACCAAACCTGACCAGATTTATCGATTGCTTTTTTACTGATTAACCAGGCTGACTTAAATCCCAGTACTCTAGTTCTAGCACCGGTTTTCTCATCCATTAATGTTGTTCCCTGTTTATTCTTAACTCTAATTTTACCTTGAATATTTGTAATCTGCGTCAATCCAGACACTTGTGCCGCTTTTGTTTCACCCTTTAGGGTCTCCTGTACCGATTGAGCAGAGCTACTACTAGCAGCTTGAGTGTTACTCTGTGTGTCAGACTGAGTTAAAGCACTCGACTGGTCTGAACTTGATACTTGATTACTAGCACTCGTAGTAAGCTCTGATTGACTTGTACTCGTCAGCTGCTTAGATACAACGTTGGCTTGACTCACATTTTGAGTAGCTGCTTCAGCAGAATGCGCACTGATCACCTGCAATAAAGCAATGGAACTGACCATTATTAGTGAAATTTTCTTTTTATTCAATACGTAAACTCCCTATTTTTTCCAATCGACTAGCCCGTCATTAAAATGATTTTTATCGGTAAACTTAAATGTTTCTTGCTGCTTGTCTTTACCAGCATTTTTAACCTTAAGTATTTGTTCAATAATCAAACTATCTTTCGTTTCCTTTAAAATTTGATAGGTCCCCCGGTTAGTCATACCACTCGCATCCGATACCTGAACAATTGTGCCATCTTCATTATATGTAACTTTAGTATCGTTACTATACCAGGTACCAAGTATTGAATATTGAAATTTTCCATCCGTATTTTTCCCAGAAGTTGTCGATTGAGCACTTGAACTTGTCGCCGATTTTTTAGTACTGCTCTTTTCGTTTTTTTGTACCGTTACACTTTTTTTACTAGAACTTACCTTGGCCTGATCAGTTTTATTCCCACAAGCAACCAACAGTAAGCTCATTAAAATAATAGTGACCCCCACGCTTCTTTTCTTCAAATAAATCCCCCCACTTTTTCAGTTCCTATAAAAATATAGCATATCTTAAGAAATATTTAAATATTTTCCTTCACATCTTTAATTATTTAGGCAGTTACTCTTCGATAATAAACTGGTTTGAAAATAAACAAAATACTGTCAAAAAACTGATTAAAAAACTAATTTTAGCGACCACTGTATATCCATAACTGACATCAATTTGATTAATCCCTTTTTTCAAATTAAGACTTACTGTCCCAAATTTTGTTCTATCAGGTACGGTATTTTGATTATTAATTCTAGTAATAATTCCTTTATAATAAAGAATTGGTAATTTAATTTTACTATTCTTAGTTGACTTAACCGTCATTTTAAAATGATCCTTACTAATGATTCTCATTGGTTTAATCTGACCACCATTGTATTCTTTTTTAACTATTAGATGTTCTGTATTTAAAAGAGCCGCTTTAGGATAGTAATCTTTTTGTCTAAAGCGTTTGATTTTATTTAAATCATTATTTCTGATTACTGATAATTCAGGGGGAACTGATGTCTGGGCATGCCAAAGAATTCTAGCACCTGAAATCAACGTTATCATCAAAATGATTATGACTAACGACGGAACTAATCTCCAGAACTTTCCCATATATTTAGCCCCAACTGAACATAAATGCGCTAAATAAAGTGCTACAAAAAAGCAAAAAATATTTAAAAAACGACCAGGATATTGAATAATGCTGACTGGTGTTTGCTGCAATGCCCACCACGGTATAACCGTCGTAGTCATTATTAAAATCACTAGTGAAATTATCCCTATCGTTCGATATAATGTTTTTTCTAACCAGACTGTCATAAGTATTATTACCACCGTGCTCAGAAAAACAATCCCTATCGTATAGGTTCTAAAATCTAATGAAAATGAATACCTAATTAATTGTTCTAAGCTCTTGGTTACTTGCTTAAAATCAAATGGTTGAGGCATATTAATCGTTTGAAATCTTTTTTGTTCCAACATTGGTCCCCAATAAGCCATTGTCATAGTCAAACAACCAGCTACAAATAACAAAAATTTTTTCGTTATATAGATTAAGTAAGTACGATTAAATTTTTTTTGAACTAAAAAGCTGAATAAAACACAGCATAAACCAAAACTAGTCGTTACAATAGAAAGTACATGAGAATACAAAATAAGACTAAAGAAAATAATCACCCAACGTAACTGTTTTGGCTGTTGTCGTAATAAATTATAAAAGCACAAAAATAACGGCGGTATAAATATGTAAGCAATGTATTCACCTAACCCCCAACGGTACATTACACTAGAATTACGAATGAAAGAAAAAGTATAAATCAATGCAAATAATATGCCAAATAACTGTTCCCCTGAGAATTTAATTGCTGATATATAACTAGAAACTAGTGTTAAAAAAGTTACTAAGGTTAGAAATAGTAAAAATCCAGACACCGGTCCGAATATTACTGTCAATAAATGCATCGGGTAAATTGTCAACCATGGATAGAATAATGCTGTGGCATTTCCAACACCGCCCCAATCATTAAAATTGATTGGAGAATACCAAATATGTCTTAATGATAAA
Proteins encoded in this window:
- a CDS encoding ArnT family glycosyltransferase; the protein is MNFEKINQLITNKVLVIITLVLWGSVALGAIWFEGKEVASRSLKLNIFVITMVIIGIVIIFLLQRFFTIKQAMLIVLVASFIIKLIWVLRIDTQPTSDFLVLHNAALKAASGDFSFMKNNYFLNWPYQLGFVLYEAGIIRIFGTSVMIIKFINIILSLFIALIIYLLGKQLFNQKIGLIGLTLVAFYPPFIFYTNVLTNQYIATLFFYIGFYLLIKYDTWGMVFCSGLFLGLGNIVRPLGPFIILAVLLFIIFYKNHAKYHSHWLTKLILIIAILSGYQLVVSGVNVSVQATQISQYKLENRSNTWKFVTGLNYETNGMYSNKDLQLLDKYPIGRQRDKVGRKIIKERLSDETQLMKLFVKKSFIMWSYQDSALSWSGARQKVTEKNYQVLLAVQMLFYTLMICLSVVGVFRLLFQKRQSGQLFMILMIGYFLVHLLIEIQTRYRFFIVPTLLLFSAIELNSILSRNNRKRSSISNEGEK
- a CDS encoding peptidoglycan recognition protein family protein; translated protein: MNKKKISLIMVSSIALLQVISAHSAEAATQNVSQANVVSKQLTSTSQSELTTSASNQVSSSDQSSALTQSDTQSNTQAASSSSAQSVQETLKGETKAAQVSGLTQITNIQGKIRVKNKQGTTLMDEKTGARTRVLGFKSAWLISKKAIDKSGQVWYKVSGTEYILAKDVFLYGTNMMVSTSNIKGIVKVKAAQGTAMVSNSGEMFRYLGMNSRWQTFRKGTDVFGDVWYMVSTNAYIRASDCYLEGQSVFHNPQKIGTVTLSITNGAGGNLMTNNGQITRKLPYKSNWLASSTVQAADGTVYYKVSGEEYLSSKDVRVLDGTEKHINNIQDQKGIVTVLNNKGTDTRNSVGKVNGHLKYQTRWQVSGIGTDGYGTKWYKVSSDQFVNANEVTNQQESMFQRFEGYSGVLMVSNYNGAVTRDSLNNKVKNLPVYSSWVITQKAIDKTGAIWYRVGTNQYVSAADMHAKTITVNKDMISGLPNNTSSNEFIVAHESGTPAEASNPNALENEVAYMKDHWTSAYVTHWVGHGGRIIQTAPVGRMSWGCGPTGNGKAFAQVELARTNDQATFAKDYQAYVRLLRFLADQAGISYKLDQDGKGIKTHLWISNAYHEVDHVDPYGYLQSMGVSKAKFARDLANGI